GAAGCTCTAATTTTTATCATTATCCTGGGCAAAGCTGATATAGCGAGGCACCGATGTTTCAACAAACACCTGGATCATAGCTTTCATCATATCCTGGGTTATTCCTGCATTCGATAGCAGATCTGTTTCCAGGGCAATATCCATATCGTTATCAAGATAGGCCCGTGACAGACGGGTAGTGCGGTTCCACTCATTCATATCTTCGTAATTAAGCTTAAGGCCTGTGGAACCGAAATAGAGGTGTAAGTCGCCATCGTCGTGATTATAGAGCACGTAGATGTTACCTGCGGCTTTAAAGCGAATCTCTCCCTCCTCAATGATCCTCACTGATCCGTATCCTTCATCCCGAAGAACTTGTTTTACCTCGGTGTCAGAAAAGCGTTCTACTATAGTGCTGTCAGCCTGAGCGCTTATGGCGAGGAAGCTTAAGAGTATAGTCGATATCAGTGTATTCAGTGCTTTCATCATTCGTCCTGGATTTAGATGCTTTGTTCCTTGTAGGTCGCGGCATAATAACATGCTGCTGCAAAATAAATGGATGCGCTGAATCAGTGAGTTTTAGAAATAAATGGATTTTTTATGGTATATCTGCCCCTGAACAGGGGCAGAAAATAGTGACAGGGTGTTAGTTTGAGAGATAGCTCATTCGCTGAGCGAAAAGCTCCTGACAGGGCGCTATGATTGCCTTCAGGTCACTTTTCAGACGACTGCCCATGAGGTCGGTTTTCTCTGTTTTAAAATACTCGACGACCATGCGCTCTTCAGAACGGTTATTCGCGGCGATATCTATGCCATCACCGATACAATAAGCATAAACGGGCAGATGATTAGTCACCACTGTATCTATCTGATCAGGATCCAGAAGGAGTTTGCGTGAGGTTAGATAGCGTCGATACTCCTGAGCTGATGCGGCAGCCATTCCCTTTAACTGAGTACTGGTAAATCGTTTGGACTCATCCTGACTGGCTAAGAACTGTTTCATTCGGGTATGGACTTTAGACACTTCTTCGTTAAAGGTATGGGGGGCATAGCGCTCGTTGGTTGTACGATACAGTTCGAGTTCGGCTATTTTGCCTTTCAGGCTGGCGATCTGTTTGCGCATCTCGATGGCTTCATCGAGGAGCTTCACTCGCTCCTGCTTCATGTTGCTGATGACCCGTTGGGTCGGCGAAAGGTTATTCTGGCCGATGCTCGGAGCAAGTTCAGGATCAATTGCAGCGTTGGCAGGGCCGGAATCCGCGGGGCTAACCATCTCTCCGAAACCTTCTACTTTTTTTCTATTTTCTGCTTGCTGGTCACTGATGCCGGTGTAGATGAAATAACCCGTCGCTATGAGAATGATAAGCAGTACTGGTCCACCGATAAGTAGAGCGAGTTTTAGCTTGCTTAGCTGCATTGAGAAAGATGCCTGTCTGGTCAGTTTTTAATAGCTATATATTTGTCTGCCAGCTCAATCATATCAAGCAGTATTCTGCCCGTTTCGGTGAGAATCGCTTCTTGTTCAGGCCTGATGGTTTTACCCTGAGCATCTTTTTCAAGTAGATCATCCAGTTCACTCAGCTCGCTTATTTCGGGTAATTTCTTTGCTGCGCGACGTTGGTTTTCTTGTGTCAGAAGCCATTGTTCTGATGCCTCACGCTCACTTTGAAGTGTTGTTTCATTCAATGAGAGCTCTCGATCCAGTTTATTCTCATTCAGCCGTTCAAGCTGCGAGTTCATAAAGAGGAAGTCGGGATTTTGTTTTGTTCGTTTTGTATAACGTTCAATGAGTTCAGGCAGAATTGAATTAAAGCTGAAGTAGCGACGATGGGGTGTTTCAGCAACCATGTCCCAGGGTAAGGCGCCATCCAGTGAGCTTTCTCCTATCACTTCAGTGTCGTAGAGCGTAGGAAGGTTAACATCGGGTATGACGCCTTTATGTTGGGTGCTTTCACCGGAGATACGATAAAACTTTGCGTGGGTTAGTTTGATCTGACCATGGTGCAGTGGCGACAGCGTTTGTACAGTGCCTTTACCAAAGGTTTGGCCACCGACAATGATCCCTCGTTGATAATCCTGAATCGCACCGGCAAAGATTTCTGATGCTGAAGCACTTAAACGATTGACCAGAACGGCCATTGGCCCACGATAAGCGATTCGAGGATCCGGGTCTCTTAAAACCTGTACCCGATTGCCAGGGTCTCTGATCTGGACTGTCGGGCCCCGATTAATAAACAAACCTACAAGCTCGTTAGCCTCTCGAAGCGAGCCACCACCGTTATCACGAAGATCTATGATTAGCCCATCGATTTCTTCTTTTCTGAGTTCATTAAGCAGCTGAATCGTATCGCGGGTGGTACTTTTATAGTCTCTTTCACCTCTTTGCAGAGCAGCAAAATCAATATAGAAGGCAGGGATGCTGATGACCCCCAGCTTATAGGGTTTGCCCTGGTGATCGAGTTTGATAATGCGGCTTTGGGCAGCTTGCTCTTCCAGTTTGACTTTATTACGCTGAATCTTGATGACTTTGTGCTGTCCCTCTTTGCCATCAGCGGGGATGAGTTCAAGTTTGACGATCGTATCTTTCGGGCCACGGATGAGGGCGACTACTTCATCAAGCCTCCAGCCAACAACGTCCTGAATTTCACCATCTTCACCCTGACCGACACCGACAATCAGATCCGCAGGCTTAAGCTGACCGGCTTTTTCAGCGGGGCCGGCAGGAACCAGTCGGACTACTTTTGTATTCTCATTTTCGCTCTGTAATACCGCCCCGATCCCTTCCAGAGATAGGCTCATATTGATATTGAAGTTTTCGGATCTGCGGGGGGAAAAGTATTGCGTATGAGGGTCAAACTGTTGTGTAAGAGCGTTGGCAAAACTTTGGAAAACATCTTCACTATTGGTTTGCTGGGCTCTGGCTAGTTGGCTTTTATAACGTTTAAGTATGACCTCTTTTGCCTCATCAACGGTCTTATCCGCTAGTTTGAGACTTAACAGCGCGCTTTTCAGACGTTTACGCCAGAACTCGTCCATCTCGGCTTGGTTCGCAGGCCAAAGGCTTTTTTCTCGATCGGTTAACAATGTTTCGTCCAGATCAAAATTGACCTTGAAGTCTGGATCTTCCAATGTGGTAATCAGGGTTTCTAAGCGTTCCTGAGTACGAATCTGATAGCGGTTGAAGATGGTGTACGCTGCGGTCAAATCAGCATTCTTAATTTCGTCATCTATCAATGGGCGGAATTTTTGAAATTCTGTGATATCGGAACGATAAAAATATGCTTTTGTGGGGTCAAGGCTTTCTAAATATTGATCTAGCACTTTGCCCGATAGCTCATCATTCAGTACGATATCGTTGTAGTGATCCTGATTCAGAGAGGTTACGATATCAACGATGGTTTGATTATGAATAGGTTCTGGTTGTAAAACAGAATGCGTTTTCGCATTTGTCGGAAGCGCGATAACCAGGCTCAGCAAAATTGGAGTAGCGAGCAGTTGACGAAGTTTACTTGTGTTTATCAAGCTATATGTTCCTGTTTTACTACAAGGTATAGATTCTGAGACAGACAAATTGACCGCTTGTTCCCTTTGCTCAGATCTTCTGAGTGTAGTCTTGTCGTGAGCTGATGTAAAATCAACAGCTTATCTCTATTTTAATATTCAGAGCAGGTATTGCCAGCGTGATTAAACGAGTTTTTGGTATGGCGGTTTTAGCGACGATTGTCGCTATTTCAAGTGGTTGTGGTGAAAGTGAAGAGGAAAAACGGTTTCATCAGGAGTTAATTGAGAAAGCGCTGAATGACGATACTAAAAAAGCAGGCGACCGCTTCCTGGCTGAAAATGCAGAACGCGAGGGCGTTGTGATTACTGCGTCTGGGCTTCAGTATGAGGTATTGCAGGCTGCAACGGGTGATAGTCCGCGGATACAGGACGATGTCAGGGTTAACTACAGTAGCTGGAAAATCAACGGCGAAGCGTTTGAGAGCTCGGAAGCTCAGGAAGTGAAACCCATTTTCCCGGTGCGGAGTGTCATTAAAGGCTGGCGAGAAGCGCTTCTGAAAATGGCGCCGGGCTCAAAATGGAAGCTTTATCTGCCATCTGAGCTTGCCTATGGTGCGCGGAGTCCGGCAGAATCAATTCCAGCAAACTCCACTCTGATTTTTGAAATTGAGTTGTTAGAAGTTTTGCCTCACGAAAAGGCTGACCAATGATGCAAAAAGACCCGTTTAATCAACAGTTATTTGAATTCCTGGCGGATGCGCCTACACCCTTTCATGCGGTATATGAGATGCGGGGATGGTTGCAGCAAGCGGGTTATATTGAGCTCGAAGAGCAAAATGCCTGGAGTGTTCATCCGGGGGGACGTTATTTTATCGTGCGTAATGAGTCCTCAATCATTGCCTGGAATATGCCTGCGAACTCTGATCTGATCGATTCCGGTATGCGTATGGTTGGTGCTCATACCGATAGCCCCTGCCTGAAAGTGAAACCTAATCCTGAAACAGTACGTCAGGGGTGTTTGCGGTTGGGTGTTGAGGTATACGGGGGAGCGTTGTTGAACCCTTGGTTTGACCGTGATCTGTCGTTGGCTGGTCGCGTCAGTTATGTGGGAACAGAGGGTAATGTTAAAAGTGAATTGGTTGATTTTTCAAGGCCAATTGCGATTATCCCAAGTTTGGCTATTCACCTTGATCGTGAAGCCAATAAAGATCGAACTGTGAATCCGCAAAACGATTTGCCACCGATTCTGGCGCAATTACATGGAGATGGTAAAGCAGAGCTTCGCCAGTTATTGAAGAAAGAGCTGGCAGCGATCGATATCGACGATGTTGATGAAGTATTGGATTATGAGCTGTTTTTCTATGATGTTCAGAAGCCATCTTATATAGGTCTGGATAACGAATTCTTTGCCTCAGCCCGCCTGGATAATTTATTAAGTTGCTTTATTGGTTTACAGGCCCTGCTTGATTCAGATACAGATCAGGGCGCATTGCTGGTCTGTAACGATCACGAAGAGGTCGGCAGTATGAGTGCTGCCGGTGCGCAGGGACCGATGCTGAAGCAGTTACTGGAACGTTTGTTACCTGATTCAGAATCCCGTAATCGAATGATTGCTAACTCGATGATGGTATCAGTTGATAATGCTCACGCGGTACACCCAAACTTTACCGATAAGCACGATGGTAATCATGGCCCTCGGATGAACAGCGGAGCGGTGATCAAAATTAACGCCAATCAGCGTTATGCCTCAAACAGTGAAACCTCAGCGCTATTTCGTCATATTGCTCAGCAGGAAGGGGTAACGCTCCAGTCTTTCGTGGTAAGAAGTGATATGGCTTGCGGTAGCACTATAGGGCCTATTACTGCTGCTGAAATTGGGGTTAAAACAATTGATATAGGTGTACCACAGTTGGCGATGCACTCTATCCGTGAGCTGGCAGGCAGTGATGATCCGGTGAATCTGGCAAAAGTCTTAAGTCGATTTTATCAGCAGGCCAGTGTTTGATAGATCATTTCTATCTAACCTGATCTCAGGGCCTTAAATCAGGACTGGTGAAAGCCAGTCATTTGCTCAAGAATACGCATAAATTAGCTAGTGCCTCTTTTGGCTCCATCCAAGCTATTTCAGACTACTTTAATTGAGACATGAATCTATGTTGAATGACACAACGACCCGCTTAAATAAATATATCAGTGAAAGCGGTATCTGTTCCCGGAGGGATGCGGATCGCTTTATTGAGCAGGGGAATGTGTACGTCAATGGCAAACGTGCGTCCGTTGGTGACAGAGTCTCACCTGGGGATCTGGTCAAGGTTAACGGCCAGGCGATTGATCCGGAAGAGGCGGAAGACTTTATATTTATCGCCCTGAATAAGCCGGTTGGTGTGGTTAGCACTACTGAAGGTAGCGAACGTAATAACATTGTTGATTTTGTAAACCACAGTACCCGTATATTTCCGATTGGTCGTCTGGATAAAGATTCTCAGGGATTAATTTTTCTGACGAATAATGGTGATCTGGTAAATAAGATACTGCGTGCAGGTAACAAGCATGAAAAAGAGTATCTGGTGACGGTTAATAAACCGATAACCGATGAGTTTATTTCCGGCATGATGGCCGGAGTGCCAATGCTAGGGGTGATTACTAAGAAATGTAAAATCGTTAAAGATTCGTCAAAGGTATTCAGGATTACTTTGATTCAGGGTCTGAATCGCCAGATTCGTCGAATGTGCGAGCATTTTAATTATGAGGTTACAAAGCTGGACCGGGTTCGCATTATGAATGTAGACCTTAAAGGTTTACCAGTTGGCGAGTGGCGTGATTTGAACGAAACCGAGATGGCTGAGATACTAAAAGC
The genomic region above belongs to Amphritea japonica ATCC BAA-1530 and contains:
- the rluF gene encoding 23S rRNA pseudouridine(2604) synthase RluF, which gives rise to MLNDTTTRLNKYISESGICSRRDADRFIEQGNVYVNGKRASVGDRVSPGDLVKVNGQAIDPEEAEDFIFIALNKPVGVVSTTEGSERNNIVDFVNHSTRIFPIGRLDKDSQGLIFLTNNGDLVNKILRAGNKHEKEYLVTVNKPITDEFISGMMAGVPMLGVITKKCKIVKDSSKVFRITLIQGLNRQIRRMCEHFNYEVTKLDRVRIMNVDLKGLPVGEWRDLNETEMAEILKAAAGSSSEAPTGKKKRKNHLVASRKLKEVTIKEISRSQAIVLAGDLLAPPEKLADVKDHLF
- a CDS encoding FKBP-type peptidyl-prolyl cis-trans isomerase translates to MIKRVFGMAVLATIVAISSGCGESEEEKRFHQELIEKALNDDTKKAGDRFLAENAEREGVVITASGLQYEVLQAATGDSPRIQDDVRVNYSSWKINGEAFESSEAQEVKPIFPVRSVIKGWREALLKMAPGSKWKLYLPSELAYGARSPAESIPANSTLIFEIELLEVLPHEKADQ
- a CDS encoding YbjN domain-containing protein produces the protein MMKALNTLISTILLSFLAISAQADSTIVERFSDTEVKQVLRDEGYGSVRIIEEGEIRFKAAGNIYVLYNHDDGDLHLYFGSTGLKLNYEDMNEWNRTTRLSRAYLDNDMDIALETDLLSNAGITQDMMKAMIQVFVETSVPRYISFAQDNDKN
- a CDS encoding carboxy terminal-processing peptidase; the protein is MINTSKLRQLLATPILLSLVIALPTNAKTHSVLQPEPIHNQTIVDIVTSLNQDHYNDIVLNDELSGKVLDQYLESLDPTKAYFYRSDITEFQKFRPLIDDEIKNADLTAAYTIFNRYQIRTQERLETLITTLEDPDFKVNFDLDETLLTDREKSLWPANQAEMDEFWRKRLKSALLSLKLADKTVDEAKEVILKRYKSQLARAQQTNSEDVFQSFANALTQQFDPHTQYFSPRRSENFNINMSLSLEGIGAVLQSENENTKVVRLVPAGPAEKAGQLKPADLIVGVGQGEDGEIQDVVGWRLDEVVALIRGPKDTIVKLELIPADGKEGQHKVIKIQRNKVKLEEQAAQSRIIKLDHQGKPYKLGVISIPAFYIDFAALQRGERDYKSTTRDTIQLLNELRKEEIDGLIIDLRDNGGGSLREANELVGLFINRGPTVQIRDPGNRVQVLRDPDPRIAYRGPMAVLVNRLSASASEIFAGAIQDYQRGIIVGGQTFGKGTVQTLSPLHHGQIKLTHAKFYRISGESTQHKGVIPDVNLPTLYDTEVIGESSLDGALPWDMVAETPHRRYFSFNSILPELIERYTKRTKQNPDFLFMNSQLERLNENKLDRELSLNETTLQSEREASEQWLLTQENQRRAAKKLPEISELSELDDLLEKDAQGKTIRPEQEAILTETGRILLDMIELADKYIAIKN
- a CDS encoding M18 family aminopeptidase encodes the protein MQKDPFNQQLFEFLADAPTPFHAVYEMRGWLQQAGYIELEEQNAWSVHPGGRYFIVRNESSIIAWNMPANSDLIDSGMRMVGAHTDSPCLKVKPNPETVRQGCLRLGVEVYGGALLNPWFDRDLSLAGRVSYVGTEGNVKSELVDFSRPIAIIPSLAIHLDREANKDRTVNPQNDLPPILAQLHGDGKAELRQLLKKELAAIDIDDVDEVLDYELFFYDVQKPSYIGLDNEFFASARLDNLLSCFIGLQALLDSDTDQGALLVCNDHEEVGSMSAAGAQGPMLKQLLERLLPDSESRNRMIANSMMVSVDNAHAVHPNFTDKHDGNHGPRMNSGAVIKINANQRYASNSETSALFRHIAQQEGVTLQSFVVRSDMACGSTIGPITAAEIGVKTIDIGVPQLAMHSIRELAGSDDPVNLAKVLSRFYQQASV